A stretch of the Vulcanisaeta souniana JCM 11219 genome encodes the following:
- a CDS encoding aspartate aminotransferase family protein produces MDDFGNRVQELIDRYTRIYLGRTGRSRELFERARRVLPGGTTYQIRHFSPYPVYITRAKGVSVWDVDGNEYVDYWMGHGTHILGHSLDFVIKAVNEASHEGTHPGYPNTIEVEYAELLTRVVPNVDMVRFSNSGTEANMYAVRLARAYTGRRYVIKMEGGWHGGYDGLHVGVNPPFEGPESLGLPAEHIKYTLVVPFNDLNALEKTLRSFDVAAVIMEPVLGSGGCIEPQPGYLRGVRELVDRYGALLILDEVITGFRLALGGGQELFNVKADMVTLGKIVGGGYPGAGAIASRSEIMELLDQVKRPSSRSRSFHGGTFTGNRVTLSAGYALINYLSQHRALYEEFNNLWDLVKKELDKACEAHDRLCWTTGVGGMVGLHFTRERPLNARMAYDGRINEGLYQLMHLYMRTRGILYMTEHTAHLLPSMIHTGGHAKTLIGEFNNLLDEATHR; encoded by the coding sequence ATGGATGATTTTGGCAATAGGGTTCAGGAGTTGATTGATAGGTACACTAGGATTTACCTGGGAAGAACTGGAAGATCCAGGGAATTATTTGAGAGGGCTAGGAGGGTTTTGCCAGGAGGAACGACATACCAAATAAGGCACTTCTCCCCATACCCGGTGTACATAACTAGGGCCAAGGGCGTCAGTGTTTGGGATGTTGATGGTAATGAGTACGTTGATTACTGGATGGGTCACGGAACCCACATCCTAGGTCACTCACTGGACTTCGTGATCAAGGCAGTCAATGAAGCATCCCACGAAGGAACCCACCCAGGCTACCCAAACACAATTGAGGTGGAGTACGCGGAACTACTGACGAGGGTTGTACCTAATGTGGACATGGTTAGGTTCTCAAATAGTGGTACTGAGGCTAATATGTATGCCGTTAGATTAGCTAGGGCATACACTGGGCGTAGGTACGTGATTAAGATGGAGGGTGGTTGGCACGGTGGTTATGACGGCCTACACGTAGGTGTTAACCCACCGTTTGAGGGGCCCGAGAGCCTTGGCCTGCCCGCGGAGCACATTAAGTACACACTGGTGGTTCCATTCAATGATCTTAACGCCCTTGAGAAGACCCTAAGGAGCTTTGACGTGGCCGCAGTCATTATGGAGCCAGTACTAGGCTCAGGCGGCTGCATAGAGCCGCAACCAGGTTACCTAAGGGGCGTTAGGGAATTGGTGGATAGATACGGTGCCCTGCTCATACTTGATGAGGTCATTACGGGCTTTAGGCTAGCCCTTGGCGGCGGTCAGGAGTTATTCAATGTCAAGGCCGACATGGTAACGCTTGGAAAAATAGTTGGCGGTGGTTACCCGGGCGCTGGTGCCATTGCCTCTAGGTCGGAGATCATGGAGTTACTTGACCAGGTTAAGAGGCCGAGTTCCAGGTCCAGGAGTTTCCACGGGGGTACATTCACGGGGAATAGGGTGACACTGAGCGCGGGTTACGCATTAATAAATTACCTAAGTCAACACAGGGCTCTTTATGAGGAATTCAACAACCTATGGGACTTGGTGAAGAAGGAGCTGGATAAGGCTTGTGAGGCGCATGATAGGCTTTGCTGGACGACCGGCGTTGGTGGTATGGTTGGGCTTCACTTCACCAGGGAGAGGCCGTTAAACGCCAGGATGGCCTATGATGGGAGGATCAATGAGGGGCTATACCAATTAATGCATTTGTATATGAGGACCAGGGGCATCCTCTACATGACGGAACACACCGCGCATTTACTACCCTCAATGATACACACAGGGGGCCACGCAAAAACCCTCATAGGGGAATTCAACAACCTGCTGGATGAGGCAACACATAGGTAA
- a CDS encoding ParA family protein, whose product MTVVIPIISAAGGVGKTTLSLMLSYVLPPNYRVLLIDMDPTAGLTLRMLGDLTYQRLLSERRTLMDMIRDDEHGNVDIRNYIIYGRQVKSYDDEIKLYPQFNEVAVLSPGEGFDEFFAENQNMDVGKMVWKVLHRGGIDGLFDVAIVDTAPFFDKRYTLIALYGVGRAVVVLRPTLTDTNRTNTMINKIAGLFRKMDERIPIFTLVFNFDPNKYVIEAKTLSDALKVQRIDIEENSGRPVSMSIAGRARKVDEMLRRNLETLVKLNDSIIDCFNYVLPHNVRFGDESFPQDNHAIADRRISDDDRAMLQFTLSNLINRFGIKLNLDYDIVTE is encoded by the coding sequence ATGACTGTGGTTATCCCCATTATTTCCGCAGCCGGCGGCGTCGGCAAGACTACGTTATCCCTAATGCTCTCCTACGTACTACCACCTAATTACAGGGTCTTGCTTATCGACATGGATCCAACGGCAGGACTAACCCTTAGGATGCTTGGCGACCTAACCTATCAGAGGCTACTTAGTGAACGTAGGACGCTCATGGATATGATTAGGGATGATGAGCATGGTAATGTGGATATTAGGAATTACATAATTTATGGGAGGCAGGTCAAGAGTTATGATGATGAAATCAAACTGTATCCTCAATTCAACGAGGTCGCTGTTTTATCGCCCGGCGAGGGCTTCGACGAATTCTTTGCAGAGAATCAAAATATGGATGTTGGTAAGATGGTCTGGAAAGTACTTCATAGGGGTGGTATTGATGGCTTGTTTGATGTGGCCATTGTGGATACCGCGCCATTCTTTGACAAGAGGTACACATTAATTGCCCTGTATGGTGTTGGCAGGGCTGTTGTTGTGCTTAGACCGACGCTTACGGACACCAACAGGACCAACACTATGATTAACAAGATCGCGGGGCTCTTTAGGAAGATGGATGAGAGGATCCCAATCTTCACCCTGGTGTTTAATTTTGACCCGAATAAGTACGTAATAGAGGCGAAGACCCTTAGTGATGCGCTTAAGGTGCAACGTATTGACATTGAGGAGAATAGTGGGAGGCCTGTATCAATGAGTATTGCTGGGAGGGCCAGGAAGGTCGATGAAATGCTCAGGAGAAACCTTGAGACTTTAGTGAAACTCAACGACTCAATTATTGACTGCTTCAATTACGTGCTACCCCATAATGTTAGATTTGGTGATGAGTCATTTCCACAGGACAATCACGCGATTGCCGATAGGAGAATTAGTGATGATGACAGGGCAATGCTTCAATTCACGTTAAGCAACCTTATCAATAGGTTTGGTATTAAGTTGAACTTGGATTATGACATAGTTACAGAGTGA
- a CDS encoding tetratricopeptide repeat protein, which yields MKQEETYGVVQGNGQEPSEARRHYSRGIALLKLGRFEEALPELERALELDPGNERYRLAKVAALIGLERFEDAENELRSMPLSNQPRLSIVNARPVDDINFNSVTNRIRPIINELSAQLMRALRITWVLLVRVGGLLRVLLNRLVVRARVFLGSVRDRLVRIINCAEGNKASTCGNGN from the coding sequence GTGAAACAGGAGGAAACCTACGGTGTTGTTCAAGGCAACGGGCAAGAACCCAGTGAGGCAAGGAGGCATTACTCACGCGGCATTGCCCTTCTAAAGCTTGGTCGCTTTGAGGAGGCCCTCCCCGAGTTAGAGAGGGCTTTGGAGCTTGACCCAGGTAATGAGAGGTATAGGCTTGCTAAGGTGGCGGCGTTAATTGGGCTTGAGAGATTTGAGGATGCCGAGAATGAGTTGAGATCCATGCCGCTGAGTAATCAACCGAGGTTGTCAATTGTTAATGCAAGGCCTGTTGATGATATTAATTTTAACAGTGTCACTAATCGTATTAGGCCCATTATTAATGAATTGAGCGCCCAATTAATGAGGGCTTTGCGAATTACCTGGGTCTTACTGGTTAGGGTTGGTGGCTTGTTGAGGGTGTTGCTTAATCGCCTTGTGGTTAGGGCTAGGGTTTTCCTGGGCTCGGTTAGGGATCGCTTGGTTAGGATTATTAATTGTGCGGAGGGTAACAAGGCCAGCACGTGTGGCAATGGTAATTAG
- a CDS encoding cysteine hydrolase family protein: MVSQDVLRDLLKPGNSVLIAWDVHRALFNGIFNKDEFQRALGTVIEAARRVRVPIIFTRITPFPSGFEPVTAKIMQWRGGFRPEEMDLIVQPQPSDIVINKNTWSLFVGTNVELLLRNSGRYTVVFTGIATEIGVETSARHAYALGFVPVIVSNAVSSYDREAHERSLANMRRFFPILTAEELARYWS; encoded by the coding sequence ATGGTTAGTCAGGATGTGCTTAGGGATTTACTGAAACCAGGTAATTCCGTGTTGATTGCCTGGGATGTGCATAGGGCCTTGTTTAACGGTATATTCAATAAGGATGAGTTCCAGAGGGCGTTGGGTACTGTGATTGAGGCTGCGAGGAGGGTTAGGGTGCCAATAATATTCACCAGGATAACCCCGTTCCCAAGCGGCTTTGAGCCCGTTACGGCAAAAATCATGCAATGGAGGGGTGGTTTCAGGCCTGAGGAGATGGATTTGATTGTTCAGCCCCAACCAAGTGACATTGTTATTAATAAGAATACTTGGTCGCTCTTTGTGGGGACTAACGTGGAGTTACTGCTTAGGAATTCGGGGAGGTACACGGTTGTGTTCACGGGTATTGCCACCGAGATTGGTGTGGAGACCAGTGCGAGGCATGCCTATGCCCTTGGTTTTGTGCCTGTCATTGTTTCAAATGCCGTGTCGTCATATGATAGGGAGGCTCATGAGAGGTCTCTGGCAAACATGAGGAGGTTCTTTCCCATACTCACCGCGGAGGAGTTGGCTAGGTATTGGTCGTGA
- the kae1 gene encoding KEOPS complex N(6)-L-threonylcarbamoyladenine synthase Kae1, translating into MTLILGIESTAHTFGIGIASEDGILVNINDTYTPPQGVGIHPRAAADHHVMVGPRLLKEALGKLGIAIRDIDAVAFSMGPGLGPALRIGATLARAIAIKFSKPLVPVHHGVAHVEIARWSVKFRDPLVLLVSGGHTMVISHSGKSYGVFGETIDIAVGNALDYFARRVGLPNPGVPHLEECAEKGSKYIPLPYTVKGQDVSFSGLVEEALRLVRKGITLPDICLSLVETAYSMLGEVVERGLALTGKRELLLAGGVARSRRLKSIMEWIANEFNAKLGIVPPEYAGDNGGMIALTGLLAYKSGITIDPTEAVTKQRWRLDEVETPWFGKEPWLNK; encoded by the coding sequence ATGACACTAATACTGGGCATAGAGTCCACGGCACACACCTTCGGGATAGGCATAGCCAGCGAGGACGGGATACTGGTCAATATCAACGACACGTACACACCACCACAGGGAGTGGGCATACACCCAAGGGCAGCCGCAGACCACCACGTAATGGTAGGACCACGACTACTCAAGGAAGCCCTAGGGAAACTGGGCATAGCAATAAGGGACATTGACGCCGTAGCCTTCTCCATGGGCCCAGGACTCGGCCCCGCCCTAAGGATCGGCGCAACCCTGGCAAGGGCAATAGCCATTAAGTTCAGCAAGCCACTGGTGCCCGTACACCACGGCGTGGCCCACGTCGAAATAGCCAGATGGTCCGTAAAGTTCAGGGACCCACTGGTCCTACTCGTGTCCGGAGGCCACACAATGGTCATATCCCACTCCGGGAAATCCTACGGAGTCTTCGGCGAAACCATAGACATAGCCGTCGGCAACGCCCTAGACTACTTCGCAAGAAGAGTCGGACTACCAAACCCAGGCGTACCACACCTGGAGGAATGCGCAGAGAAGGGTAGTAAGTACATACCACTGCCATACACCGTGAAGGGACAGGACGTATCCTTCTCCGGACTAGTCGAGGAGGCCCTAAGACTCGTTAGAAAAGGCATTACACTACCCGACATCTGCCTAAGCCTTGTTGAAACGGCGTACTCAATGCTCGGCGAAGTGGTCGAGAGAGGACTCGCACTGACGGGCAAGAGGGAACTGCTACTGGCTGGTGGCGTGGCGAGGAGTAGGAGACTCAAGTCAATAATGGAGTGGATAGCCAATGAATTCAACGCAAAACTGGGCATAGTACCACCAGAGTACGCAGGAGACAACGGAGGAATGATAGCACTAACAGGACTACTCGCCTACAAAAGTGGAATCACCATAGACCCAACCGAGGCAGTAACAAAACAAAGATGGAGACTAGACGAGGTAGAAACACCCTGGTTCGGCAAAGAACCCTGGCTCAATAAATAA
- a CDS encoding archaellin/type IV pilin N-terminal domain-containing protein, which yields MATKMNRKGISNVVATIILIAVAIALAVAVAVWVFGLAGSASKTATLQIQAVGLNNTANINATANSYAYLSLLVSNPSSAAIGINGFTLGSLSCVFNQPLSIPAGTQGELLVIKLAGSNGNFTGVSSIYLGVQQSSITATCSGRQAAQVGIQYSGYITTVSGQTYPFTVTATS from the coding sequence ATGGCAACAAAAATGAATAGAAAGGGTATATCCAACGTAGTGGCTACGATAATACTCATAGCCGTGGCAATAGCACTGGCAGTGGCAGTCGCCGTATGGGTCTTCGGCCTAGCAGGTAGCGCGTCAAAGACCGCGACATTACAGATACAGGCAGTTGGTTTAAACAATACTGCAAATATAAATGCTACTGCTAATAGTTATGCTTATCTTTCGCTGCTTGTTAGTAACCCATCATCTGCAGCCATTGGTATTAACGGCTTCACACTCGGTAGTCTAAGCTGCGTGTTCAACCAACCACTCTCAATACCTGCCGGTACACAGGGTGAACTACTAGTAATTAAGTTAGCCGGCTCAAATGGTAACTTCACAGGAGTAAGCAGCATATACTTAGGCGTTCAGCAATCATCAATAACTGCAACATGCAGCGGAAGACAGGCCGCGCAGGTAGGCATTCAATACAGTGGCTATATAACAACCGTTAGCGGGCAGACGTACCCATTCACAGTGACGGCAACCTCGTAA
- a CDS encoding class I SAM-dependent methyltransferase produces MFEASKYDTWFLRNNYVLESEILLLRYMLEPNPGRALSVGCGSGLFEFILRTRYGIVISDCVEPSPAMAEVARARGLNVRIGYAEELPFEDSTFDTVILNGVLDYVKDDVKAVREAYRVLKPGGHIVVADVIAEGSYGLLYKLAELLGSWDDPYIARVRPLNPYPIEYVRQARWHTVDEIRKLLEDAGFIIVKVAQTLTRHPRYSNESVEYPIDGYDRGDYVAFKGWKP; encoded by the coding sequence ATGTTCGAGGCCAGTAAGTACGACACGTGGTTTCTAAGGAATAATTACGTGCTTGAGTCCGAGATTTTGCTCCTAAGGTACATGCTTGAGCCCAACCCAGGTAGGGCTTTGAGTGTTGGTTGTGGCTCTGGGCTTTTTGAGTTTATTCTCAGGACTAGGTATGGGATTGTTATTAGTGATTGTGTTGAGCCTAGCCCAGCAATGGCTGAGGTTGCCAGGGCTAGGGGGCTTAATGTTAGGATTGGTTATGCCGAGGAGCTACCCTTCGAGGACTCCACCTTCGACACGGTGATACTCAATGGCGTGCTGGACTACGTTAAGGATGATGTTAAGGCAGTTAGGGAGGCCTACAGGGTGTTAAAGCCTGGTGGACACATTGTGGTTGCCGACGTGATTGCCGAGGGCTCCTACGGACTACTCTATAAGCTTGCCGAGCTCCTCGGCTCGTGGGATGACCCGTACATAGCCAGGGTTAGGCCTTTGAACCCATACCCAATTGAGTATGTTAGGCAGGCCAGGTGGCACACGGTTGATGAGATTAGGAAATTGCTCGAGGACGCCGGCTTCATAATTGTTAAGGTTGCCCAAACACTGACTAGGCACCCAAGGTACTCAAACGAATCCGTTGAATACCCAATTGACGGTTATGACAGGGGTGACTACGTGGCATTCAAGGGATGGAAGCCCTAG
- a CDS encoding SDR family NAD(P)-dependent oxidoreductase: MPTLKNRVAIVTGAGQGIGRSIALRLAKDGATVVVTDITGKENETLNEIRNLGGQGMALRLDVTDPRMAEDVAKRVYDAYGRIDILVNNAGIYPFKSFLEMTFDDWYKVININLNGTFNVTRAVVPYMVKQKYGRVVSISSVAGNIMGFAGLTHYSASKAGIVGFTRALALELARYGITVNAIAPGSVRTPGAMQPGSEEQVKMMEQIIPLGRLAEPEDIASAVAFLASDDASYITGALIVVDGGWTIT, encoded by the coding sequence ATGCCCACATTAAAGAATAGGGTCGCAATAGTCACGGGGGCCGGTCAAGGAATCGGTAGGAGCATAGCCCTGAGGTTGGCAAAGGACGGTGCTACTGTCGTTGTCACGGATATAACGGGCAAGGAGAATGAAACCCTCAATGAGATAAGGAACCTTGGCGGCCAGGGAATGGCATTGAGACTCGATGTTACTGATCCAAGGATGGCCGAGGACGTGGCCAAGAGGGTCTATGACGCGTATGGACGCATCGACATTCTAGTGAACAATGCCGGGATATACCCATTCAAGTCATTCCTTGAAATGACGTTTGACGACTGGTATAAGGTAATTAACATAAATCTAAACGGTACATTCAACGTGACGAGGGCCGTAGTGCCATACATGGTTAAGCAGAAGTACGGTAGGGTAGTGAGCATATCATCGGTAGCAGGAAATATCATGGGTTTCGCAGGATTAACGCATTATAGCGCATCCAAGGCGGGCATTGTAGGTTTCACAAGGGCCCTAGCACTGGAATTGGCCCGTTATGGAATAACCGTAAATGCAATAGCCCCTGGCTCCGTTAGGACGCCAGGCGCGATGCAGCCGGGTAGTGAGGAACAAGTAAAGATGATGGAACAAATAATACCACTGGGAAGACTTGCGGAGCCAGAGGACATAGCATCCGCAGTGGCCTTTCTGGCATCAGATGATGCGAGTTATATTACGGGAGCCCTAATAGTGGTCGATGGAGGCTGGACAATAACATAA
- a CDS encoding ATP-binding cassette domain-containing protein: protein MLGPNGAGKTTLMRILTTQIRPTSGSAYVMGYDVVREGDKVRRVIGYVPQEFSVWMDLTGYENLLIYSKVYGVTGNEARRRIREVLELMDLTDAANRLVSTYSGGMIRRLEIAAALIIEPEVLFLDEPTVGLDPAARRLVWEKLIALNREGGITIFFNSHYMDEMEMYAGRAALLNRGRVIALGTIDELKSSVSNDVVEFAVNDAKLTMKVLKEVSNGVIDVNIIDEDIVRVMVRNADESLPILISTIFNHGISIRRVSVHKPSLDDVFLKYVGKRISEIEGSMSELRTVRKAVMRG, encoded by the coding sequence ATGCTTGGTCCTAATGGCGCTGGTAAGACTACACTCATGAGGATATTGACGACACAGATAAGGCCAACCTCTGGCTCGGCCTATGTGATGGGTTATGACGTGGTTAGGGAGGGTGATAAGGTTAGGAGAGTTATTGGTTATGTTCCTCAGGAGTTCAGTGTTTGGATGGATTTGACTGGTTATGAGAACCTACTCATTTATTCAAAGGTTTATGGAGTAACTGGTAATGAGGCGCGTAGGAGGATTAGGGAGGTTTTAGAGCTCATGGATTTAACAGATGCTGCCAATAGATTGGTTAGTACGTACTCAGGTGGTATGATAAGGAGGTTAGAGATCGCCGCTGCATTGATAATCGAACCTGAGGTTTTATTCCTGGACGAGCCAACGGTTGGTCTGGATCCAGCGGCCAGGAGACTTGTGTGGGAGAAGTTAATTGCGCTTAATAGGGAAGGGGGCATTACCATTTTCTTTAATTCTCATTACATGGATGAGATGGAGATGTACGCCGGTAGGGCTGCGTTACTTAATAGGGGTAGGGTTATCGCGCTGGGTACTATTGATGAGTTGAAGAGTTCTGTCAGTAATGACGTTGTTGAGTTCGCGGTTAATGACGCTAAATTAACCATGAAGGTATTGAAGGAGGTTAGTAATGGTGTTATAGATGTTAATATCATTGATGAGGATATTGTTAGGGTTATGGTGAGGAATGCCGATGAGTCATTGCCTATATTAATAAGTACTATTTTTAATCATGGTATATCGATAAGGAGGGTATCAGTACATAAGCCATCACTTGATGACGTATTCCTGAAATACGTCGGTAAGAGGATTAGTGAGATTGAGGGTAGTATGAGTGAGTTGAGGACTGTTAGGAAAGCTGTTATGAGGGGTTGA
- a CDS encoding ABC transporter permease has translation MGNFINAILAFVELEARRLKYNRTELYTRAVQPILWLVVFGPVMARVRALPTGGIPYIAFITPGVIMQSVTFVSIFYGLTIVWERESGILKKLLAMPVSRVSIILGRSSASIKGIVPVRNNNANSHSIRR, from the coding sequence ATGGGCAATTTCATTAATGCTATTCTTGCCTTTGTGGAGCTTGAGGCTCGTAGGCTTAAGTATAATAGGACTGAGCTTTATACGAGGGCTGTTCAGCCAATACTTTGGCTCGTTGTCTTTGGCCCCGTGATGGCTAGGGTTAGGGCATTACCCACCGGTGGTATTCCCTACATCGCATTCATAACGCCTGGCGTGATTATGCAGTCTGTGACCTTCGTATCTATATTCTATGGCCTAACAATTGTTTGGGAAAGGGAGTCTGGGATTTTGAAGAAGCTGCTGGCGATGCCGGTTTCCCGCGTGTCCATTATACTTGGTAGGTCCTCAGCATCAATAAAGGGCATTGTTCCAGTTCGTAATAATAATGCCAATAGCCATAGCATTAGGCGTTAG
- a CDS encoding ABC transporter permease: MPIAIALGVRIEANPIYLLLSLFIVVITAIGFSAFSIWIASYMKTRERFMGIGQAITMPLFFASNAIYPINIMPTPIRVIVLVNPLTYSVDALRKSMIIGSLNGLTIDLLALMIFAVLFIILASIGFGRMIE; this comes from the coding sequence ATGCCAATAGCCATAGCATTAGGCGTTAGGATCGAGGCGAACCCAATTTATCTATTGCTTTCATTATTCATAGTGGTAATTACGGCCATTGGATTCTCAGCGTTCTCAATATGGATTGCCTCCTATATGAAGACTAGGGAGAGGTTTATGGGGATTGGGCAGGCAATAACAATGCCCCTGTTCTTCGCGAGTAACGCCATATACCCAATAAACATCATGCCTACGCCAATCAGGGTTATCGTACTCGTAAATCCACTGACCTATTCCGTTGACGCCCTGAGGAAATCAATGATAATAGGCTCCCTCAATGGGCTAACAATTGATTTATTGGCATTAATGATATTTGCGGTATTATTCATCATATTAGCGTCCATTGGATTTGGGAGAATGATTGAATGA
- a CDS encoding DsrE/DsrF/DrsH-like family protein produces MGGKQKRMTVSVFSGSVDRLTGLAMLVSGAVAMGMEVELFLQLWGAYTFRKDVIQKNMNFSEFQNLGPEVGRRLQELKLPSWFDLLREAKKTGNLKIYVCSTAAAIWNARKEDFVDLVDDIIGAGEWVDKMSEADITLFV; encoded by the coding sequence ATGGGTGGTAAACAGAAGAGGATGACGGTTTCCGTGTTCTCAGGAAGTGTGGATAGGTTAACCGGATTGGCCATGCTTGTTTCCGGCGCGGTGGCCATGGGTATGGAAGTTGAATTATTCCTACAATTGTGGGGAGCGTACACCTTCAGGAAGGATGTTATTCAGAAGAACATGAACTTCAGTGAGTTTCAGAACCTGGGTCCTGAGGTGGGTAGGAGACTGCAGGAATTGAAGTTGCCGTCATGGTTCGATTTATTGAGGGAAGCTAAGAAGACGGGTAACTTAAAGATCTATGTGTGCTCCACGGCGGCCGCTATATGGAACGCCAGGAAGGAGGATTTCGTTGACTTGGTTGATGACATAATAGGTGCAGGTGAGTGGGTGGATAAGATGTCTGAGGCCGACATAACACTCTTCGTGTAG
- a CDS encoding sulfurtransferase TusA family protein: MSETKGELSPEELRRLKPSKTVDARGMSCPGPLLAAKQAITEVPIGGILEVLSSDPGTKRDLPLWARKMGHVYLGTIEEPGYWRIFVKRMK, from the coding sequence ATGAGCGAGACAAAGGGTGAATTAAGTCCGGAGGAGCTTAGGAGGCTCAAGCCAAGTAAGACTGTGGATGCCAGGGGCATGTCATGCCCTGGCCCCCTACTTGCTGCGAAGCAGGCAATAACCGAGGTGCCAATTGGAGGTATACTTGAGGTTCTTTCATCAGATCCCGGAACAAAGAGGGACCTACCTCTTTGGGCTAGGAAGATGGGGCATGTGTACCTAGGCACGATTGAGGAGCCAGGTTACTGGAGAATATTCGTAAAGAGAATGAAGTAA
- a CDS encoding hydrogenase iron-sulfur subunit, protein MVLKKSNPQILIFTTNIISDPGVCSAGLMHLSYPAQTTIIKVPCSSMIRPEWIALALESGFDGVFVAADGTDCPYLTDCTNRTAKRVREAQELLSNKGIEPERVKMAAICSVCGEAFTRLVNDFYSRLMELGPIKVRTHEE, encoded by the coding sequence ATGGTTCTTAAAAAATCAAATCCGCAAATTCTTATTTTTACAACTAACATAATCTCAGACCCTGGGGTATGCTCGGCAGGTTTGATGCACCTGAGTTATCCTGCCCAGACCACAATCATTAAAGTCCCATGTTCATCTATGATAAGGCCCGAGTGGATTGCACTGGCGCTCGAGAGTGGTTTTGATGGGGTGTTCGTAGCTGCTGATGGTACGGACTGCCCATACCTAACGGATTGCACTAATAGGACCGCAAAGCGTGTTAGGGAGGCCCAGGAATTACTGAGCAATAAGGGTATAGAGCCCGAGAGGGTTAAGATGGCTGCCATATGCTCTGTATGTGGTGAGGCCTTTACTAGGTTGGTGAACGATTTCTATTCCAGATTAATGGAATTAGGGCCCATTAAGGTGAGAACACATGAGGAGTAA